From a region of the Globicephala melas chromosome 19, mGloMel1.2, whole genome shotgun sequence genome:
- the SLC7A6OS gene encoding probable RNA polymerase II nuclear localization protein SLC7A6OS, with translation MEAGMTAVLRVKRKRSAEPVEALVLACKRLCSSAVESGAQKTPPEDLERAAENNVFQLVATVRSQEEPVQPLVRAALRPSQGSQQRIRRHLRASAREIRQNGRYRVVSSRRSSGIPSGGLGSEDAPGSPEAAEDAGFQLLDLVHEEGDPEAAAISCKTSDPDVILCNSVELIRERLTLSEDGPRVGYQEEQKDNYVYDIYYLDMATPGWIENILSVQPYSQEWELVNDDQQPEDIYEDEDDENSENNWRNEYPEEENSNGDEDSRVSDDYNSLSEEEGDNRGPQMWSKYPLDVQKEFGYDSPHDLDSD, from the exons ATGGAGGCCGGCATGACAGCGGTCCTCCGCGTGAAGCGGAAACGCAGTGCGGAACCCGTTGAGGCACTTGTCCTTGCCTGTAAACGCCTCTGCTCCAGCGCAGTTGAGTCGGGAGCCCAAAAGACGCCTCCGGAGGATCTGGAGAGAGCAGCAGAAAATAATGTCTTCCAGTTGGTGGCCACCGTGCGCTCCCAG GAGGAGCCAGTACAGCCGCTTGTGCGAGCCGCCCTGCGCCCGTCCCAGGGCAGCCAGCAGCGTATCCGCCGTCATCTCCGTGCGTCGGCTCGGGAGATCCGGCAGAACGGCCGCTACAGGGTAGTCTCTAGCCGCCGATCCTCGGGAATTCCTTCGGGCGGCTTGGGGTCCGAGGACGCGCCGGGAAGCCCAGAAGCCGCCGAGGACGCAGGCTTCCAGCTGTTGGACCTGGTCCACGAGGAAGGAGACCCAGAGGCCGCCGCGATCTCCTGCAAA ACATCTGACCCAGATGTGATCCTCTGCAATTCTGTAGAGTTGATCCGTGAGCGGTTGACTTTATCTGAAGATGGACCAAGAGTTGGGTACCAGGAGGAACAGAAGGACAACTATGTGTATGACATTTACTATTTGGACATGGCCACTCCAGGATGGATTGAGAACATCCTCTCTGTGCAGCCCTATAGCCAAGAGTGGGAGTTG GTGAATGATGACCAACAACCAGAGGACATTTatgaagatgaagatgatgaGAACAGTGAGAATAATTGGCGCAATGAGTACCCAGAGGAGGAGAACAGTAACGGAGATGAAGATTCCAGAG TCTCTGATGATTACAACAGCCTCAGTGAAGAAGAAGGAGACAACAGAGGACCACAGATGTGGAGCAAATACCCTTTGGATGTGCAGAAAGAATTTGGCTATGACAGCCCCCATGACCTGGATTCAGACTAA